A stretch of the Streptomyces venezuelae genome encodes the following:
- a CDS encoding DNA polymerase III subunit delta': MAVWDDLVGQERVQTQLAAAARDADALVTAVEAGQPLPAASKMTHAWLFTGPPGSGRSTAARAFAAALQCTSPDRALGGAPGCGFCDGCHTTLVGTHADVEIVRTDLLSIGVKETRDLVRRAQLSPAVGRWQVIVLEDADRLTEGAGNVLLKAVEEPAPRTVWLLCAPSLEDVLPTIRSRCRHLTLRTPPVSAVADVLVRRDGIEPAVAAAAARATQGHIGRARRLATDERARSRRAAVLKLPLRVDDVGGCLKAAQELVDAAAEDAKQVAEEVDVKETEDLRAALGAGAGTGGRMPRGTAGVMKELEDRQKRRRTRTQRDSLDLALTDLTGFYRDVLALQLGSSVAIANEEIRADLDRLARASGPERTLRRIEAIIACRDALDRNVAPLLAVEAMTMALRAG, from the coding sequence ATGGCCGTCTGGGACGACCTGGTGGGTCAGGAGCGGGTGCAGACGCAGCTCGCCGCCGCCGCGCGGGACGCCGATGCGCTGGTCACCGCGGTCGAGGCCGGGCAGCCGCTGCCCGCCGCCTCCAAGATGACCCACGCCTGGCTGTTCACCGGACCGCCCGGTTCCGGCCGGTCCACCGCCGCCCGGGCCTTCGCCGCCGCCCTGCAGTGCACCAGCCCCGACCGCGCCCTCGGCGGGGCCCCGGGCTGCGGCTTCTGCGACGGCTGCCACACCACCCTGGTCGGCACCCACGCAGACGTCGAGATCGTCCGCACCGACCTGCTCTCCATCGGTGTGAAGGAAACCCGCGACCTGGTCCGCCGGGCCCAGCTCTCCCCGGCCGTGGGCCGCTGGCAGGTCATCGTCCTGGAGGACGCGGACCGGCTCACCGAGGGCGCGGGCAACGTCCTCCTCAAGGCCGTGGAGGAGCCCGCTCCGCGCACGGTGTGGCTGCTCTGCGCGCCCTCGCTGGAGGATGTGCTGCCCACCATCCGGTCCCGCTGCCGGCACCTCACCCTGCGCACCCCGCCGGTGTCCGCGGTCGCCGACGTCCTGGTCCGGCGGGACGGCATCGAGCCGGCCGTCGCCGCAGCCGCCGCCCGGGCCACCCAGGGGCACATCGGCCGCGCCCGCCGGCTGGCCACCGACGAACGGGCCCGATCGCGCCGCGCCGCCGTGCTGAAGCTGCCGCTCCGCGTGGACGACGTGGGCGGCTGCCTCAAGGCCGCCCAGGAGCTCGTCGACGCCGCCGCGGAGGACGCCAAGCAGGTGGCGGAGGAGGTCGACGTCAAGGAGACCGAGGACCTGCGGGCCGCGCTCGGCGCCGGTGCCGGAACCGGCGGCCGGATGCCGCGCGGCACGGCCGGGGTGATGAAGGAGCTCGAGGACCGGCAGAAGCGCCGCCGCACCCGCACCCAGCGCGACAGCCTCGATCTGGCCCTCACCGACCTGACCGGGTTCTACCGGGACGTGCTCGCCCTGCAGCTCGGCTCCTCGGTGGCCATCGCGAACGAGGAGATACGGGCCGACCTGGACCGGCTCGCCCGCGCGTCCGGACCCGAGCGGACCCTGCGCCGGATCGAGGCGATCATCGCGTGCCGCGACGCCCTGGACCGGAACGTGGCCCCGCTGCTCGCGGTCGAGGCGATGACAATGGCCCTCCGGGCCGGCTGA
- a CDS encoding alpha/beta hydrolase has translation MDTSRLLRTTGIVIAAAGLLLSGCTSGGPAPHASASSGGATTGTGAGTGTTAAQPAPAAALRPYYEQKLKWRDCGVPGFQCATMKAPLDYANPGSGQDVELAVARKQATGPGKRLGSLVVNPGGPGGSGIGYLQAYAGIGYPAPVRARYDMVSVDPRGVARSSPIECLTGPRMDAYTQVDQTPDDAAEQARLVEAFKEFAKGCEERSRTVLPHVSTVEAARDLDVLREVLGDGKLTYVGASYGTLLGATYADLFPSRVGRLVLDGAMDPSRTAIDLNRDQTAGFETAFRSFARDCAKQADCPLGRGTPEQVAQRLKDFFRKLDAQPVPTGEAARPLGEALATTGVIAALYDESAWPQLREAITQAMDGDGAGLLALADSYYEREPDGKYANLMYANAAVNCLDQPPAFAGPEAVAAAVPSFEKASPVFGAGFAWASLNCTYWPAKATGKARRLEAKGAAPIVVVGTLRDPATPYRWAESLAGQLDSGVLLTYDGDGHTAYGRGSDCIDTAINRYLLEGTPPADGKKC, from the coding sequence ATGGACACCAGTCGTCTGCTGCGCACCACCGGAATCGTGATCGCAGCCGCCGGGCTGCTGCTCTCCGGCTGTACGTCCGGCGGGCCCGCTCCGCACGCCTCGGCGTCCTCCGGCGGAGCCACGACCGGTACCGGGGCCGGAACGGGGACCACCGCCGCCCAGCCCGCCCCCGCGGCAGCGCTCCGCCCGTACTACGAGCAGAAGCTGAAGTGGCGGGACTGCGGTGTGCCCGGATTCCAGTGCGCCACCATGAAGGCGCCGCTGGACTACGCCAACCCCGGTTCCGGCCAGGACGTCGAGCTCGCCGTGGCCCGCAAGCAGGCCACCGGGCCCGGCAAGCGGCTCGGCTCCCTGGTGGTCAACCCCGGCGGTCCCGGCGGATCGGGCATCGGGTACCTGCAGGCGTACGCGGGCATCGGCTACCCCGCCCCCGTCCGGGCCCGCTACGACATGGTCTCCGTCGACCCGCGCGGCGTGGCCCGCAGCTCCCCCATCGAGTGCCTGACCGGGCCGCGGATGGACGCGTACACCCAGGTCGACCAGACCCCGGACGACGCCGCCGAGCAGGCCCGGCTGGTGGAGGCGTTCAAGGAGTTCGCCAAGGGCTGCGAGGAGCGCTCCCGCACCGTGCTGCCGCACGTCTCCACCGTGGAGGCCGCCCGCGACCTGGACGTGCTGCGCGAGGTCCTCGGCGACGGGAAGCTGACCTATGTCGGCGCCTCGTACGGCACCCTCCTCGGCGCCACGTACGCGGACCTGTTCCCGAGCCGGGTCGGCCGGCTGGTCCTGGACGGCGCGATGGACCCGTCGCGTACGGCGATCGACCTCAACCGGGACCAGACCGCGGGCTTCGAGACGGCGTTCCGCTCCTTCGCCCGGGACTGTGCGAAGCAAGCGGACTGCCCGCTCGGGCGCGGCACCCCGGAGCAGGTGGCTCAGCGGCTGAAGGACTTCTTCCGCAAGCTCGACGCACAGCCGGTCCCCACCGGAGAGGCCGCGCGCCCGCTCGGCGAGGCACTGGCGACCACCGGCGTGATCGCGGCGCTCTACGACGAGAGCGCCTGGCCGCAGCTGCGCGAGGCGATCACTCAGGCGATGGACGGCGACGGGGCCGGCCTGCTGGCGCTCGCGGACAGCTACTACGAGCGCGAGCCGGACGGCAAGTACGCCAACCTGATGTACGCGAACGCGGCGGTGAACTGCCTGGACCAGCCCCCGGCATTCGCCGGCCCGGAGGCGGTGGCGGCAGCGGTCCCCTCCTTCGAGAAGGCCTCGCCGGTGTTCGGCGCCGGCTTCGCCTGGGCCTCGCTGAACTGCACGTACTGGCCGGCCAAGGCCACCGGCAAGGCCCGCCGCCTGGAGGCGAAGGGCGCGGCCCCGATCGTGGTGGTGGGAACCCTCCGGGACCCGGCGACCCCGTACCGCTGGGCCGAGTCCCTGGCCGGCCAGCTCGACTCGGGCGTCCTGCTGACCTACGACGGCGACGGCCACACGGCGTACGGGCGGGGCAGCGACTGCATCGACACGGCGATCAACCGCTACCTGCTGGAGGGCACACCCCCGGCGGACGGCAAGAAGTGCTGA
- a CDS encoding ABC transporter permease, translating into MLRLALQGMRTRWVTFIGSFIALALGVGLIATTGLALAATFAAPDRGPERFAKAPVVVQTSALIRARTPIGERTQRIPHPDPVPAAVSAKLAALGPVVEDRTFPVSGPGLSEDTVGHPWSVAALTPYRLTSGRAPSAPGEAVATADGPPAGTTLRAATGTGTGTGTGTGTGTEQVTIVGTVASAGFESALFFTDAEAARISPAIDAVAVTAPADRVRAAVGGGFDVLTGDDRRRADPDPDRDKEALVSVNALLGTAAGVTGFVSVFVVASTFSFAVAQRRREFGLLRTAGATPAQVRRMVFTEAFVIGVLASAAGCRLGATGAPRLAAWMVDAEIAPPWFRIGEQTWPLHTAFWTGLFVALAGVVVSSWRAGRVGPTEALRESAVDSRAMPLSRWLIGSAVLATGLGLLALALADNPGDLLKRKTYITQPMLLIVGFAVFAPVLIRPLTRLLTWLPARLPGALAMLARENASAGVRRTAAVAAPVVITVALAASLMGTTATISAAKATEAREQITADYIATAGGNGRALPAEFVQRARAVPGVPGVHISPTRSSAVVVMEEGTALVSSEAKAVDPAAHAAVSHLPVVAGRFTDLDDDGIVVNEEWLTTKVGSRVSVWLGDGREVSLRIVAVLSTGTGSNGVYLTPRNAPNAPVDRVDIAFSPGTDPATAAAALHSAAQATGVRLLTGDQWIQAHYPRSDKNTRLGLWMILGIALVYTGIALANTLMMATSDRARDLAALRLTGATKAQVLRLVAAEALLVVAAGTILGTLVAGVNLLGVWSALGLLDASSAVVIPWTTIAAVTATTALLATTASILPASLTLRTRPIEQVLC; encoded by the coding sequence GTGCTGAGGCTCGCCCTGCAGGGAATGCGGACCCGCTGGGTCACCTTCATCGGTTCGTTCATCGCCCTCGCCCTCGGCGTCGGCCTCATCGCCACCACCGGACTGGCGCTCGCAGCGACCTTCGCTGCCCCCGACCGCGGGCCCGAGCGGTTCGCGAAGGCGCCGGTCGTCGTCCAGACGTCCGCCCTGATCCGGGCCCGTACACCGATCGGGGAGCGGACCCAGCGGATCCCGCACCCCGATCCGGTCCCGGCCGCCGTCTCCGCGAAGCTGGCCGCGCTCGGGCCGGTCGTGGAGGACCGTACCTTCCCCGTGTCGGGCCCCGGCCTGAGCGAGGACACGGTCGGCCACCCCTGGTCGGTTGCCGCGCTCACCCCCTACCGGCTCACCTCCGGACGTGCCCCCTCCGCGCCCGGCGAAGCCGTCGCCACCGCGGACGGCCCGCCGGCCGGCACCACGCTGCGGGCGGCCACCGGCACCGGCACCGGCACCGGAACCGGAACCGGAACCGGGACCGAGCAGGTCACCATCGTCGGAACCGTCGCTTCCGCAGGCTTCGAGAGCGCGCTGTTCTTCACCGACGCGGAGGCCGCCCGGATCTCCCCGGCCATCGACGCCGTCGCCGTGACCGCCCCCGCCGACCGGGTACGGGCGGCCGTGGGCGGCGGATTCGACGTCCTGACCGGCGACGACCGCCGGCGGGCCGATCCGGACCCCGACCGCGACAAGGAGGCCCTGGTCTCGGTGAACGCACTGCTCGGCACCGCCGCCGGCGTCACCGGCTTCGTCTCGGTGTTCGTCGTCGCCTCGACGTTCTCCTTCGCGGTGGCCCAGCGGCGGCGCGAGTTCGGGCTGCTCCGCACGGCGGGCGCGACTCCGGCCCAGGTGCGGCGGATGGTGTTCACCGAGGCGTTCGTCATCGGTGTGCTCGCCTCCGCGGCCGGCTGCCGGCTCGGCGCGACGGGCGCGCCCCGGCTCGCCGCCTGGATGGTGGACGCGGAGATCGCCCCGCCCTGGTTCCGCATCGGCGAGCAGACCTGGCCGCTGCACACCGCCTTCTGGACGGGCCTGTTCGTCGCGCTGGCCGGGGTCGTGGTGTCCTCCTGGCGGGCCGGCCGGGTCGGTCCGACGGAGGCCCTGCGCGAGTCGGCGGTCGACTCACGCGCCATGCCCCTCAGCCGCTGGCTGATCGGCAGCGCGGTCCTGGCCACCGGGCTCGGCCTGCTGGCCCTGGCCCTCGCGGACAACCCCGGGGACCTCCTCAAGCGCAAGACGTACATCACCCAGCCCATGCTGCTGATCGTCGGGTTCGCGGTGTTCGCTCCGGTCCTGATCAGGCCCCTGACCCGGCTGCTGACCTGGCTGCCGGCCCGCCTTCCGGGCGCCCTCGCCATGCTGGCCAGGGAGAACGCCTCCGCCGGGGTGCGCAGAACCGCGGCCGTCGCGGCACCGGTCGTCATCACCGTCGCCCTCGCCGCCTCCCTGATGGGCACCACCGCGACGATCAGCGCGGCGAAGGCCACCGAGGCCCGCGAGCAGATCACCGCGGACTACATCGCCACGGCGGGCGGCAACGGGCGGGCGCTGCCCGCCGAGTTCGTCCAGCGGGCCCGGGCGGTGCCGGGGGTACCGGGGGTACATATCAGCCCAACCCGATCCAGCGCCGTGGTGGTCATGGAGGAGGGCACGGCCCTCGTCAGCTCCGAGGCCAAGGCGGTCGACCCGGCCGCGCACGCCGCGGTGTCCCACCTGCCGGTGGTCGCCGGCCGCTTCACCGACCTCGACGACGACGGCATCGTCGTCAACGAGGAGTGGCTGACCACCAAGGTCGGCAGCCGTGTCTCCGTATGGCTGGGCGACGGCCGCGAGGTGAGCCTGCGCATCGTGGCGGTACTGTCCACCGGCACCGGCAGCAACGGCGTCTACCTCACCCCGCGCAACGCCCCGAACGCCCCGGTGGACCGCGTGGACATCGCGTTCAGCCCCGGCACCGACCCCGCGACCGCCGCCGCCGCGCTGCACTCGGCCGCGCAGGCCACCGGAGTCCGCCTGCTGACGGGCGACCAGTGGATCCAGGCCCACTACCCGCGCTCCGACAAGAACACCCGGCTCGGCCTGTGGATGATCCTCGGCATCGCGCTGGTCTACACGGGCATCGCGCTCGCCAACACCCTGATGATGGCCACCTCCGACCGGGCCCGCGACCTGGCAGCACTACGCCTGACGGGCGCGACCAAGGCCCAGGTGCTACGCCTCGTCGCGGCCGAGGCCCTGCTGGTGGTCGCGGCCGGCACGATCCTCGGCACCCTGGTGGCGGGCGTAAACCTGCTCGGCGTGTGGAGCGCCCTCGGACTGCTCGACGCGTCGTCGGCCGTGGTCATCCCCTGGACCACGATCGCCGCAGTAACCGCCACCACCGCCCTCCTCGCAACAACGGCCTCGATCCTCCCCGCGTCCCTCACCCTCCGCACCAGACCCATCGAACAAGTGCTGTGCTGA
- a CDS encoding ABC transporter ATP-binding protein: MNQAAVRLRSVTRSYGKGAGAVTALDNVSLDILRGTFTAVMGPSGSGKSTFLQCTAGLDRPTGGQVLLGETDLSTLSERKLTLLRRDRIGFVFQAFNLLPSLTAEQNVALPLRLAGRRPKRGQVLEVLEQVGLRERAGHRPSEMSGGQQQRVALARALVTRPEVLFGDEPTGALDSTTSREVLTLLRQMVDLGQTVIMVTHDPVAASFADRVLFLTDGRVHDELLAPTADRVAAHMTGLAGLPC, encoded by the coding sequence ATGAATCAAGCAGCCGTCCGACTCCGTTCGGTCACCCGGTCCTATGGCAAGGGCGCCGGCGCCGTCACCGCCCTGGACAACGTCTCCCTGGACATCCTCCGGGGCACGTTCACCGCCGTGATGGGGCCTTCGGGCTCCGGAAAGTCGACCTTCCTCCAGTGCACGGCGGGCCTCGACCGGCCCACCGGAGGCCAGGTGCTGCTGGGTGAGACCGACCTGAGCACGCTGAGCGAGAGGAAGCTGACGCTGCTGCGCCGCGACCGTATCGGTTTCGTCTTCCAGGCGTTCAACCTGCTGCCTTCGCTCACCGCCGAGCAGAACGTGGCGCTGCCGCTACGGCTCGCCGGGCGCCGGCCCAAGCGCGGGCAGGTGCTGGAGGTACTGGAGCAGGTCGGGCTGCGCGAGCGGGCCGGGCACCGGCCCAGTGAGATGTCCGGCGGGCAGCAGCAGCGCGTGGCGCTCGCGCGCGCCCTGGTCACCCGCCCCGAGGTGCTCTTCGGTGACGAGCCCACCGGCGCCCTGGACTCCACCACCAGCCGTGAAGTACTCACCCTGCTGCGGCAGATGGTCGACCTGGGCCAGACGGTGATCATGGTGACGCACGACCCGGTGGCCGCGTCCTTCGCGGACCGCGTGCTCTTCCTCACCGATGGCCGCGTCCACGACGAACTCCTCGCCCCGACGGCCGACCGGGTCGCCGCGCACATGACCGGTCTGGCGGGTCTGCCGTGCTGA